A part of Streptomyces sp. NBC_01451 genomic DNA contains:
- a CDS encoding AfsR/SARP family transcriptional regulator: MHDGVHVTPSAPKVRQVLALLALRANTTVPLHQLVEELWEEHPPCSAATTLQTYIYQLRKLPGLGETQPPGSADSSQALLTTPGGYRLSMPQGCLDAQEFTELAARGREVMERGAVAEAADLLHRALAVWRGPALSDLAPGPIVGIDALRLEEQRYEVMEERIDADLLLGRHHRLISELSGLAADNPTREGLHAKLMLSLYRAGRRPDALEVFQRIRRMLTRELGLEPCSELQRLHQQVLAGDRGLDLPMERTTVIGTHAEGPHDEPLVTLPPDVPLVGRTAEISRITRLLTEPGGTDGARCVAVAGPPGAGTTALAVSVAHGLGDAFPDGRLYVSFGDPSAPRTVEDVLADLLEAIGCRRSELPTTRPGRARILQSWLATRRVLLVVDDVGAADQVADLVPAHSRSGLLVAGYRRLYGGKLGTPVDVPRLPADQSRGLALQVLGRERLLADASSLGTLIDLCGGLPGPVVEAAGLLGLRPHWSIRQLIDWMSRDRPATVACQRPSPFHHVVRRCQGLTPALRDALAKLAGAGEDVLTVENAARALGRDPDETEELLEELVEFLLLEVDLVSDASSHRFFQYRLPYLLRTALRTTAPHAAV; the protein is encoded by the coding sequence GTGCATGACGGCGTACACGTCACGCCATCCGCCCCGAAAGTACGTCAGGTCCTCGCGCTGCTGGCCCTGAGGGCCAACACCACGGTTCCCCTGCATCAACTGGTCGAGGAGCTGTGGGAAGAGCATCCGCCGTGCAGCGCCGCCACCACCCTGCAGACCTACATCTACCAACTGCGCAAACTGCCAGGACTCGGTGAGACGCAGCCCCCGGGCAGTGCCGACTCGTCCCAGGCACTTCTGACCACCCCCGGCGGCTACCGGCTCTCCATGCCTCAGGGCTGCCTGGACGCACAGGAGTTCACCGAGCTCGCGGCACGGGGCAGGGAGGTCATGGAACGCGGCGCGGTGGCCGAGGCCGCCGATCTGCTCCACCGGGCCCTCGCCGTGTGGCGGGGGCCCGCTCTCAGTGACCTGGCTCCCGGCCCGATCGTGGGCATCGACGCCCTCAGGCTGGAGGAACAGCGCTACGAGGTGATGGAGGAACGGATCGACGCCGATCTCCTCCTCGGCCGCCATCACCGTCTGATCAGCGAACTCAGCGGCCTGGCCGCCGACAACCCGACCCGCGAGGGACTGCACGCCAAGCTGATGCTGTCGCTCTACCGGGCGGGCCGGCGGCCGGACGCCCTGGAGGTCTTCCAGCGCATCCGCCGGATGCTCACCCGGGAGCTGGGGCTGGAGCCCTGCTCGGAGCTCCAGCGACTGCACCAGCAGGTCCTGGCCGGCGACCGCGGGCTCGACCTGCCCATGGAACGGACCACCGTGATCGGCACCCACGCCGAGGGCCCGCACGACGAGCCCCTGGTGACGCTGCCCCCGGACGTGCCGCTCGTCGGACGGACGGCCGAGATCTCCCGGATCACCCGGCTGCTCACGGAGCCGGGCGGCACGGACGGCGCGCGCTGCGTCGCGGTGGCCGGGCCGCCCGGCGCGGGCACCACGGCCCTCGCCGTCTCCGTCGCCCACGGCCTGGGCGACGCCTTCCCCGACGGGCGGCTGTACGTGTCCTTCGGGGACCCGTCCGCGCCACGGACCGTGGAGGACGTGCTGGCGGACCTGCTGGAGGCGATCGGATGCCGGCGCTCCGAGCTGCCCACGACCAGACCCGGGCGGGCCAGGATTCTCCAGTCCTGGCTCGCCACCCGCCGCGTGCTGCTGGTCGTCGACGACGTCGGTGCCGCCGACCAGGTCGCCGATCTGGTCCCGGCGCACTCCCGGTCGGGTCTGCTGGTGGCCGGCTACCGACGGCTGTACGGCGGCAAGCTCGGGACGCCCGTGGACGTACCGCGGCTCCCCGCGGACCAGTCCAGGGGGCTCGCCCTGCAAGTGCTGGGGCGGGAGCGGCTCCTGGCCGACGCCTCGTCCCTGGGCACGCTCATCGACCTGTGCGGCGGGCTTCCGGGCCCCGTGGTGGAGGCGGCCGGTCTGCTCGGGCTGCGTCCGCACTGGTCGATACGGCAGCTCATCGACTGGATGAGCAGGGATCGCCCCGCGACCGTCGCCTGCCAGCGTCCGAGCCCCTTCCACCACGTCGTCCGGCGCTGCCAGGGCCTCACACCGGCCTTGCGCGACGCGCTGGCCAAGCTGGCCGGAGCGGGTGAGGACGTGCTGACCGTGGAGAACGCGGCCCGCGCCCTGGGCCGGGACCCCGACGAGACCGAGGAACTGCTGGAGGAACTGGTGGAGTTCCTGCTCCTGGAGGTCGACCTCGTCAGCGACGCCTCCTCGCACCGCTTCTTCCAGTACCGCCTGCCGTACCTCCTGCGCACGGCGCTGCGCACGACCGCACCCCACGCCGCCGTCTGA
- a CDS encoding MDR family MFS transporter, with product MTHPGAGRASGAAAPAQPLPPRFPLLLASLLLTSAMSMLDQSIVATAGPSMTGDLGALDLYSWTFTAYMLTFSVAMPIYGKLGDIFGRRTVYLSAVLIFLVGSAACGAAGSMGQLIVFRALQGLGGGGLQVSAFSVLGDLMPPRQRAKYQGWFAGVMVIANLAGPLAGGVLTDQLGWRWIFYVNVPLGLLALAGLATLLPRAARREARPRIDYSGTALLCLLIGCLVLATDRAGRDGWTDLGVVALGAGAVLTAVLWVWRERSAPEPIVPLGLFADRTFTICVAVAFGVSFAFFGCVNFVPLFYQAALGVSATRTGLLFLPAMIGLAVATVVAGQVISKTGRYKWFPVASTALAAVAAAVMSLTSQDTSAMAVALLLAVMGIGVGLSSQVTTLVAQSTAPRQHMGVSTSTVGLARNLGTAFGATVFGSILNARLATEAARLLPAETADRIVSGTWDPADSGSLAPRTAEAVSEVYGNAMSTVFLSAVPVLLVGLVLALLLKDVRLEARGPGGPGGPGGPGSPGGPGGPSEKLGAGG from the coding sequence ATGACGCACCCCGGCGCGGGACGTGCGAGCGGAGCGGCAGCTCCTGCTCAACCGCTGCCGCCACGCTTCCCCCTTCTGCTCGCGTCGCTTCTGCTGACCAGCGCCATGTCGATGCTCGACCAGTCGATCGTCGCCACCGCGGGGCCGAGCATGACCGGTGACCTGGGAGCCCTGGACCTGTACAGCTGGACGTTCACGGCGTACATGCTCACGTTCAGCGTGGCCATGCCCATCTACGGGAAACTCGGGGACATCTTCGGGCGCCGGACCGTCTACCTCTCCGCCGTGCTGATCTTCCTCGTGGGCTCCGCCGCCTGCGGCGCCGCCGGTTCGATGGGCCAGCTCATCGTGTTCCGGGCGCTCCAGGGGCTGGGCGGGGGCGGGCTCCAGGTGAGCGCCTTCTCCGTGCTGGGCGATCTGATGCCGCCCCGGCAACGCGCGAAGTACCAGGGGTGGTTCGCCGGGGTCATGGTGATCGCCAACCTGGCCGGACCGCTGGCCGGCGGTGTGCTGACGGACCAACTGGGCTGGCGCTGGATCTTCTACGTCAACGTCCCGCTCGGGCTCCTCGCCCTCGCGGGCCTCGCCACCCTGCTGCCCCGCGCCGCCCGCCGCGAGGCACGCCCGCGGATCGACTACTCCGGTACGGCACTGCTCTGCCTCCTCATCGGATGTCTGGTTCTGGCCACCGACCGGGCCGGCCGGGACGGCTGGACCGACCTGGGGGTCGTCGCGCTCGGCGCCGGGGCGGTGCTGACGGCCGTGCTGTGGGTCTGGCGGGAGCGGTCCGCCCCCGAACCGATCGTCCCGCTGGGCCTGTTCGCGGACCGCACGTTCACCATCTGCGTGGCCGTGGCCTTCGGGGTCAGCTTCGCGTTCTTCGGCTGCGTCAACTTCGTTCCGCTCTTCTACCAGGCCGCCCTGGGCGTCAGCGCCACCCGGACCGGGCTGCTCTTCCTCCCGGCGATGATCGGCCTGGCGGTGGCCACGGTCGTGGCGGGACAGGTGATCTCGAAGACCGGACGGTACAAGTGGTTCCCGGTGGCGAGCACGGCGCTGGCGGCGGTCGCCGCCGCCGTCATGTCGCTGACGTCGCAGGACACCAGCGCCATGGCCGTCGCGCTCCTGCTCGCCGTCATGGGCATCGGGGTCGGGCTGTCCTCCCAGGTGACCACGCTCGTCGCCCAGAGCACCGCGCCCCGGCAGCACATGGGGGTGAGCACCTCCACGGTGGGCCTCGCGCGCAACCTGGGCACGGCCTTCGGCGCCACGGTCTTCGGCTCGATCCTCAACGCCCGGCTGGCCACCGAGGCGGCGCGTCTGCTCCCCGCGGAGACGGCCGACCGGATCGTCTCGGGCACCTGGGACCCCGCCGATTCGGGCTCCCTCGCCCCTCGCACGGCCGAGGCGGTCTCGGAGGTCTACGGCAACGCGATGTCGACGGTCTTCCTCTCGGCCGTACCGGTCCTGCTGGTCGGCCTCGTGCTGGCCCTGCTGCTGAAGGACGTGCGACTGGAGGCGCGCGGGCCGGGCGGCCCGGGCGGGCCGGGTGGACCCGGCAGCCCCGGGGGCCCCGGCGGCCCGAGCGAGAAGCTCGGCGCGGGTGGGTGA